The following proteins are co-located in the Escherichia fergusonii ATCC 35469 genome:
- the yjjY gene encoding protein YjjY: MTKVRNCVLDALSINVNNIISLVVGTFPLDPTVSKTAIILTILTAT, translated from the coding sequence ATGACTAAAGTACGTAATTGCGTTCTTGATGCACTTTCCATCAACGTCAACAACATCATTAGCTTGGTCGTGGGTACTTTCCCTCTGGACCCGACAGTGTCAAAAACGGCTATCATCCTAACCATTTTAACAGCAACATAA